The genomic window TGACATCACAGGCGACTCGCCAGCTGATCCGGTGCAGACGTTGATCAAGGCCGGTGAGATCGATCCGGTCCAGCTGGGCGAGCGCACCCCCACCGTCGGGCAATTCCTCACCGTCGGCGTCGAGCAACCTTGCGCCGAGTCCGGCCAACAGTCCGGCCCCTGCGTCGGTGGTGGCCGATCCGCCGATGCAGAGCAGGATCTCACTCACCCCTCGGTCGAGCACGGCTTCGACCAGCGCCGCGACCCCGCGGGTGCCGGCCCGCATCGGTTCGAACTCGGCATCGTCGATCAGCGGCAGGCCGTTGGATTCAGCCGCTTCGATCACGCCCAGCCGCCCGTCGGGTGAGATGCCGAATCGTGCGCTGACCGGGCGGCCGAGCGCATCCACGGTGGGTACCGATCGGGCCTCCTCGCCCCAGGCCGAGAGCAGTGCCTGCAGAGTTCCCTCACCCCCGTCGGCAAAGGGCACCACCGTGATCTCGACCGGTCGCCCGGCGTTGTCGCAGGCTGCGCGTACCCCGGCCTCGATGCCTGCCGCCACCTCGGCTGCGGTGGCGCTTCCCTTGAAGGAATCCGGCACTGCGACCACTCGCAACGGATCCACGGTGTCGGCCATGGGAGCATTCTGCCGTCCGGCGACCGAGCATCGGGGCGACGGGGTACGCGAAAACCCCTGACACTCGGTATCAGGGGTTCTGTTGCGCGCTCGGAGGGATTCGAACCCCCAACCTTCTGATCCGTAGGTCGAGGCGACGCATCCACGACAGTCCGCTGACGGCCTTGGACGCACGGTCTTCGGCAGCGCCAACCGGGCGCCGTCGCACGAAACTCGTGTGCGTTGCTGTCACTGCTGCTGTCACCGGCTCAGCACCACCTGGGACACTGTTCGGCCGACCTAGGAGCCGTTTGACCCCAGCATCTCCTGTTGATTTGTGTCGGTGATTGTGCCCGCGTGGCGTGGCTCCCAATTGGCGCTGTACATGCATGCGGTGGCCGCCACTGGACCAGGACCGACGGGTATCCAGTAGCGCGGTGGAGAGCACGAGTCGCGAGCATTGCCCTCCACTACCACTGGGCCACCCAGCCCCGGGAACTGCCGATTCACGCTTGGGTTCTTGACAAGACTCCTGCCACGAAAGACTCTTGTCACCGATGCCCCCCAAGGATCGGATCCTAATGAAGTCACCAAGTCTAATCTGTTTGAGCATCGCACTGGTAGCAGCAGGAACGGTAACGACCGTGGGACCTGCTCCGGTAGCCGCAGCTGATGCAGAGTGCCCTGAGTTTTCGAGAGCTTCCTCCATGGCGGCCGTCAATCTTGCTGGAACTCAAGACTGCGACCTGACTGGAATTATTCTCGATTTTGACAATGGAACTTCGATATCCATACCGGAGGCGGGCTCTATGGTCACCCTGTCCGGCACCAGCGCAGACGAAAGCCCCGGAATTGAAATATCTGTAATGCACGACCAAGACGGTGTCGCAGTACTGCGTGATTCAAATATCAGCGAAAGCAATTCCAGCAAGACCGCAGCAGCGCTTCGGAAAGCTCACCGGCAATCCACAGCCGGACAGTCTTCACGGCGTGAACCTCAGGAGACAAAGTCCGCGTCCCGACGCTGCTCCACAGACGCGCCATATGTAGCCCGCACATTCTACTCGTCGAAGCGTTACGCATGGGGGTACAATTCCACAGGCCAACCAAAATCGTCGGCAAGGACGGACATCGTAGATGCGGGCCGCAGAGTCGGGTCAGGGACCAGCAATTCGTGCGGCAGCGACAATTCAGGCTTGGTAATCACGAGCGCCGGGAACACGTCCGACCGCCCAGGAATTTCCGCATCCGGAAAATGTACGTCGTTTGACGGGAAAAGCGTGGTTGGATTTGGGGACGTGGATGGCTCATACCTCGCTTGGGCCTGCACAAAGGTTACGACTACCAGCCAACGGTTGACCCAATCCGACATCCTCTTTGACAATAGTAGCCGCGCGTGGCATATCGGCTCCGGATCATGCAGCAGCGGGCATGACCTCAAGGCTGTCGCAATGCACGAGTTCGGTCACGCTGTCGGGTTGAGCCACACGGACGAATGGGACCCGGACGACTACTATGACCAAGTTATGTACTCCAAAATCGCCCGTTGCAGCTCAACCACTCTGAGCAAGCAACGCGACCTTGGCCGCGGTGACCAGAACGGCCTGTTCTCTCTCTACGGACCAGCGTGAATAAGACGCCTGACTGGATCAAACTAGACCCCGAGTCGCGAGTCCGAGTAATCAGGTGGGCCCTAGTCGTTGGCGGGGTCTTGGCCCTGCTTGTAATAGTCCTCGGCGTGCTGAGTATGGGATTGGGAATTGCGGAGAGTTGCTCTGCCGGGACGAGAGACTCTGGCTGCACCAGGACCTACCACTGGGATTGGCCGTTCTAGGCAGCCGGTTTCTCACACATGTGATCGGTGTGGAACGCGATAACGATAAATTGATCATTGGCTACTCGTAGGCATATAACCTAAGCCGCCATGCGGATCGGGATCATCGAATCTTTGACCGATGTTCAATAGCAGGCTCCCTGATCACCCGTCCTCAGCTCGCGGAACTTCTTGGCACCGGGCCCAGCCGACGATCGATCCGGGCTTCCAGGTAGCAAGGCGTCGAACGGTCGGCTTGACCCCTGAGACTAAGCGTCATGGCGCGGATGACGGGAAAGGATGTATTCCCAACTTGGGAAGGCGATCCGAGATGATCTGAGGCGTGCGGCCTCGGTGTTCCCGGGGGTTGGTTGTTGCGCAGCTGGGTGCCTGTGGGCCGATTCCGTACACGTCGTCGTACATACGATTCGACCGCGTGCCGGCTCCTCAGAGCAGCCACCGGTACAGACCGGATTGCGAAAGACCAGGTCGCGTTCTCCCTGCGACGGCAACGCCAGCAGACCTTCGGTGTCAGTCGTCGGTGATAAGAAGCTGGCATGGAACGACGCAATGAGCGACACTCCCTCTGCTACCGGTGCCACCAGGAAGTTGCCCCTAACGAAGGGTGGTTGCGCAAGTCCGTGACGCGATGGCTGGTCGTATGCGACTCGTGCAGCCACCCACCTGAGGGAACACACTCCGGCTGGCACACCGAACCCATGGTTGCGCTCGATCTGGAAACGACCGGGCGTGATGTTGCCGCTGATCGAGTAGTCAGTGCATGTGTGGTCCTCGAAGACGGAAACACTAAGTCATGGCTGGTCAATCCCGGTTGCAGTATTCCTGCTGAGGCGACAGGGATTCACGGCATCACGACCGCGATGGCCCAAGCTGATGGAGTCACCACCGAGGTCTTCCTTAACGAGATTCGCGCCCTTCTTGAAGTCTGGATCACTGAGCGATGGGCAGTCGCGATCATGAACGCTCGATTCGACCTGAGCGTTCTGTATTACGAGTTCGACCGGATGTCGGTCCCGCAACCCGACTGGAGCGGCGTCTGTGTCGCGGACCCGCTCATTCTCGATTGGCACATGGACAAGATGCGGGCTGAGCCTAGACAGCTCCCTGATCTGTGTTCCCGGCATGGCGTCGAGCTGGGGCAACACCACGATGCCACCGCTGATGCGCAGGCGGCTCTAGCTGTCGCAAGATCGATCGCTCGAAAGCACGTTCCAACTGCCCAACAACCAACTGGATATCTGACGTCTACACAACGGCGGTGGCGCCGCGAGTACTTCGAATGGGCAGCGAGAAAGCGTCGGATATCGTACGAGCCGGAGGCCGAAGGGTGGCCGATTACTGCGATCCTCGAGCATGCACCAATCGCCAAGAAGAGAGACGGGCAACGAGTGCCGGCAACACCACATCGGAAGTGGTCTGAAGAAGAAGCCAAGCTGATCGGCTCTGAGTACCAGAACGGTGCCAGCATCGAGGATCTCGCCAGACGCCACGGTCGATCCGAGCGAGCTATCGACGCCCGCCTCCGGAAGATCGGACTTCGCAGCTGGACTGCCGCGGTGGTTGATTAGATAGCACGCGTGAAAGAGGCATCAGGCTTGGAGCAGTCCTAATTGCTCCACGCTCGAGGCGGGACGCGGGGACACCGCGTGCACCCGTAGTAGTCTGCCCGCGTGGCCATACCAGCACTCGTGAACGGCACACTGCCGCTCGGGCGGTGGCCAGCGTCCGAGGCCGATCTGGATGCGTTCGCAAGCGCTCACGCCAGCACAGCCCGGCGGGAGAAGCTTCTGCAGGATTGGAGGACGCTGACTGATGCCGTCCGAAGCGCCGTAGATGAGGTCGCCGCATGTTGGCTGAGCGGGAGCTTCCTCACGGACAAGGAGCAACCGGGTGATATTGACGCAGTATTCTTGGTAAACCACGAGAGGATCAACGAGGCCAATACGGATCCGAAGAAGGCCCTGTTTCTTCAAGTCGTCGCGCGAAGCCAGGTGCGGCAACTCGGCCTAGAGGTCGACAGCTACATGCTGGCCTGGTGGCCCCGTCCCGGGGTTTTCCAAGGCACCACTGACAGACGGGAGAGCTATCTTCAGGAGAGAGGCTACTGGGATGATCTGTGGTCTCGAACACGCGAGACTGCGAAACCGCATGTGGACAAGCTCCCGCGCCGGGGATACGTGGAGGTGATCCTGGATGGCTACCGGTGAAGCTCCGTTCGAGCAGCTCCTGCGACATCTCGAGACTGATAGCGAACGTGTTGAGTGGACCGATTCAGCGGACCTCGCACGCATGAGCCTCGAGGCACTAAGCGGTAACGCTGACGAGCGTCGCGGTAGGTCGAGAGGAACTGTTCGTCTGTTTGGAGAGGCCGTCGATCGCAACTCGGCTGCCCTCGAGGACGTCAGTGCGGTCCTGCTGAACTGGCAACGCGCGGTCACAGCTGTCGGTGCGTCACTCGAAGGTGTCAAGACCCTTCGGGGCCGCTTATCTTCCACGCTCCTGACTAGGACAGCCATGGAACTCTCCGGCGCGGGGACTGGTTCCCTCGCACTTTCGATCGCCGCGAAACCTGATCCAGAGGCAGAGATCTCGCCAGGCGGACAAGACGCCCTGGTGTCGCCGCCGCGCCCACTTGTGGACCGCGCATCTGAGGCTCTGATCGGGGTGATGGCTCAGTTCGCGACGCGCGACGCTGTCGATGACACGTTGGCAGCCACATTGACTCTGCATGGCTCGAGATTCACAAGCGCACTACGCAATCTTGCAGACGCTATCGCCAGAGGTGGATTCGACTTCCAGGCTCGCTGGGAGGAACCATACTTCCCAACCCAGCGGGTCACTTGGACGACTTCGACCGCTCGTGATGCGCGAGGGTTCATCGACGGCCGCGACCTGGATGCTGAGGAAACCGAACTGGCTGGAACACTCGTCACGATCAGTAATCGTGAGCGGTGGCTGCTAGACACAGCTGATCCAGACTCCGACGACGGTGTTACAACAGTGAAGCTGTCCGCAACGAATATCACTGACGAGGTCGCACGATCGCTGTCCGTCGGCGACGAGGTCACGGTGCACGCAATCGTCAAAACACGTATGCAACCAGACGGGCGAACTCATTCCTCCTATCAGGCGCTGGCCGTAGAACGTCGAAGCGAGGACCGGCCCGCAGCCGAGTGAGGAACGATCGAGGTGAGGACACGGACCGCAGCGGCGACGCGCCGAGCTTGCGAGGCGCCTTGATTGAGTAGAGAACAATTCGGCAAGCGATCGGTGGTCGAGTGTCGGCGTACGCGGCTAACGTGGGGTGCGTCGGAGTCACCTGGGAGGGCCTTATGTCGGATCTTGTGCAGCGGGCAGAGTCGATCTCACGTCGAGCGCATGAAGGGCAGAGCGACAAGGCTGGCGAGCCCTACGCGGAGCATCCGGCTCGGGTGGCTGAGAGAGTAGCTGACCGTGTCGAGGCGGCTGATCGAGATCTGGCGGTATCGGCTGCTTGGCTGCATGACGTAGTTGAGGACACTGATGTGACGCTCGACAGCCTGCGTGAGGACGTCGGATCAGCTGTTTCCGAGATAGTCGATGCCCTCACTAAGCGCCCAGGAGAGCCCCGGGAAGACTATTACGAACGCATCCGGACTACAGGGCATCTGGCGGTCACAGTGAAGCTGGCGGACTTGGACGACAACACCGACCCTGCGCGACTGGCAGCCTTGGCTCCGGAGGTCCGTGAACGCCTTGAGGCCAAGTACCGGCACACCCGCGCGGAACTCACGAGATCGAGATCGACGAAGTGACAACTCGCGACGAAGGGCACTGGGAGACTTTCTCGGAGCGAACGTTGTACGACAGCCCATGGGTTCGGCTGGTCAAGGTTGATGTGCAGCCGCCCGGCGGGAGTCGCTTCGAGCACCACGTCGTCCGCCTGCAGCGCGTTGCGCTGGTCGCCATGGTCAATGACCGTGAAGAGGTCCTTCTCCTATGGAAACATCGCTTCGTAACCAACCAATGGGGTTGGGAGCTCCCTGGCGGGATAGTCGATCCCGGCGAAGAATCGGCAGACGCTGCCAAGCGAGAAGCCTGTGAGGAAACAGGATGGATGCCCCGCTCGGTGCAGCATCTGCTCTCATTCCAACCGGCCATTGGCATGGTTGACAGTCCCCACGACGTCTATGTAAGCCGCGATGCGGAGTATGTCAGCGATGCTCGGGACTCGGAGGAAACCGGAGTCGCGAAGTGGACACCATTGGCGAGCGTGACTGACATGGCCGCTCAGGGCGATCTGCTGGGCTCGGGATCACTCGTCGCGTTGCTCTACCTACTTGCTCGGCGCTAGGCGGCTTG from Naumannella halotolerans includes these protein-coding regions:
- a CDS encoding exonuclease domain-containing protein, which gives rise to MVALDLETTGRDVAADRVVSACVVLEDGNTKSWLVNPGCSIPAEATGIHGITTAMAQADGVTTEVFLNEIRALLEVWITERWAVAIMNARFDLSVLYYEFDRMSVPQPDWSGVCVADPLILDWHMDKMRAEPRQLPDLCSRHGVELGQHHDATADAQAALAVARSIARKHVPTAQQPTGYLTSTQRRWRREYFEWAARKRRISYEPEAEGWPITAILEHAPIAKKRDGQRVPATPHRKWSEEEAKLIGSEYQNGASIEDLARRHGRSERAIDARLRKIGLRSWTAAVVD
- a CDS encoding matrixin family metalloprotease; its protein translation is MHDQDGVAVLRDSNISESNSSKTAAALRKAHRQSTAGQSSRREPQETKSASRRCSTDAPYVARTFYSSKRYAWGYNSTGQPKSSARTDIVDAGRRVGSGTSNSCGSDNSGLVITSAGNTSDRPGISASGKCTSFDGKSVVGFGDVDGSYLAWACTKVTTTSQRLTQSDILFDNSSRAWHIGSGSCSSGHDLKAVAMHEFGHAVGLSHTDEWDPDDYYDQVMYSKIARCSSTTLSKQRDLGRGDQNGLFSLYGPA
- a CDS encoding HD domain-containing protein, which gives rise to MSDLVQRAESISRRAHEGQSDKAGEPYAEHPARVAERVADRVEAADRDLAVSAAWLHDVVEDTDVTLDSLREDVGSAVSEIVDALTKRPGEPREDYYERIRTTGHLAVTVKLADLDDNTDPARLAALAPEVRERLEAKYRHTRAELTRSRSTK
- a CDS encoding NUDIX hydrolase, coding for MYDSPWVRLVKVDVQPPGGSRFEHHVVRLQRVALVAMVNDREEVLLLWKHRFVTNQWGWELPGGIVDPGEESADAAKREACEETGWMPRSVQHLLSFQPAIGMVDSPHDVYVSRDAEYVSDARDSEETGVAKWTPLASVTDMAAQGDLLGSGSLVALLYLLARR
- a CDS encoding DUF6932 family protein, with translation MAIPALVNGTLPLGRWPASEADLDAFASAHASTARREKLLQDWRTLTDAVRSAVDEVAACWLSGSFLTDKEQPGDIDAVFLVNHERINEANTDPKKALFLQVVARSQVRQLGLEVDSYMLAWWPRPGVFQGTTDRRESYLQERGYWDDLWSRTRETAKPHVDKLPRRGYVEVILDGYR
- a CDS encoding glycerate kinase; translation: MADTVDPLRVVAVPDSFKGSATAAEVAAGIEAGVRAACDNAGRPVEITVVPFADGGEGTLQALLSAWGEEARSVPTVDALGRPVSARFGISPDGRLGVIEAAESNGLPLIDDAEFEPMRAGTRGVAALVEAVLDRGVSEILLCIGGSATTDAGAGLLAGLGARLLDADGEELPDGGGALAQLDRIDLTGLDQRLHRISWRVACDVTNPLLGPRGAAAVFGPQKGADEDQVRQLDDALDRFARTLLDDPESVIDKPGMGAAGGMPLVLHGVLGAELLPGAELVADVLDLRPTLAAADLVVTGEGRLDEQSLNGKVIDTIRRLTPATTPVVVLAGEVALDAAQLADRGLIAFSIAPGPRTLSELRTETHDQLRRVAQSVTAVFLSGARRSPPTETTESPA